One window of the Rhizorhabdus dicambivorans genome contains the following:
- a CDS encoding MFS transporter: MQDGVGTGFYIMLALAGAAIVGAQFCLSAVINLAYPAAIRATGAGYASGIGRLGAIGAPFAGSLVMAASPGAAGAFTLGALPVALALIALIAMARLNLFVRFAD, encoded by the coding sequence ATGCAGGACGGAGTCGGCACCGGTTTTTACATCATGCTGGCGCTTGCAGGCGCGGCGATAGTCGGCGCGCAATTCTGCCTCTCCGCCGTGATCAATCTGGCCTATCCCGCAGCTATCCGCGCCACGGGTGCGGGATACGCATCGGGTATCGGGCGCCTTGGAGCAATCGGCGCACCATTTGCCGGGTCGCTGGTCATGGCCGCATCACCCGGTGCAGCCGGTGCGTTCACATTGGGTGCACTGCCAGTCGCTCTGGCCCTGATCGCTTTGATCGCGATGGCCAGGCTCAACCTCTTCGTCAGGTTTGCGGACTGA